A single genomic interval of Syntrophobotulus glycolicus DSM 8271 harbors:
- a CDS encoding sulfate ABC transporter substrate-binding protein gives MKVREKRKQKTVLGKGIVAVLIMALLASLAGCGKTEQAEQSKDTKPVSLLNVSYDPTRELYQEYNTAFSKYWKDKTGQDVTIEQSHGGSGSQARTVIDGNEADVVTLALAYDIDSINSKAPLINSNWQQRLPNNSTPYTSTIVFLVRKGNPKNIKDWNDLAKPGISVITPNPKTSGGARWNYLAAWGYVLKNNGDDAKAKDFVKSIFENVPVLDSGARGSTTTFVERGIGDVLLAWENEAHLSIKEFGNDKFEIVYPSISILAEPPVSVVDSVVDKKGTREVAEAYLNYLYSDEGQEIAAKNFYRPRSEAIGQKYASHFPKINLFTIDDLFGGWQKAQKEHFADGGVFDQIYTKK, from the coding sequence ATGAAAGTACGAGAAAAACGAAAACAAAAGACTGTACTTGGAAAAGGAATCGTCGCCGTTCTGATTATGGCCTTACTGGCTTCCTTAGCCGGCTGCGGCAAGACGGAGCAGGCCGAACAATCCAAAGATACAAAACCTGTATCCTTACTCAATGTTTCTTATGATCCCACCCGTGAACTTTATCAGGAATACAACACAGCCTTCTCTAAATACTGGAAGGATAAAACCGGTCAGGACGTGACAATCGAACAGTCTCACGGCGGATCCGGCAGTCAGGCCAGAACCGTTATTGACGGAAACGAGGCCGATGTTGTGACTTTAGCTTTAGCTTATGATATCGACTCAATCAACAGTAAGGCGCCTTTAATTAATAGCAATTGGCAGCAGCGTTTACCGAATAACTCAACACCTTACACGTCAACAATTGTTTTTCTTGTGCGCAAGGGAAATCCCAAAAACATTAAGGATTGGAACGATCTCGCAAAACCCGGAATATCGGTAATTACGCCCAATCCGAAGACCTCCGGCGGCGCCCGTTGGAATTATCTTGCCGCTTGGGGCTATGTTCTGAAAAACAATGGCGACGATGCCAAAGCAAAGGATTTTGTGAAATCTATTTTTGAAAATGTACCGGTTCTGGATTCAGGGGCACGCGGTTCCACCACAACCTTTGTTGAACGCGGAATAGGAGATGTCCTCCTGGCTTGGGAAAACGAAGCGCACTTATCGATTAAAGAATTCGGCAATGATAAGTTTGAAATTGTTTATCCCTCAATCAGCATTTTAGCCGAACCACCGGTCTCAGTCGTAGATTCCGTCGTTGATAAAAAAGGCACACGAGAAGTGGCCGAGGCGTATTTAAATTATCTCTATAGCGATGAAGGCCAGGAAATTGCCGCGAAAAATTTCTATAGACCCAGAAGCGAAGCGATAGGCCAAAAATATGCTTCTCACTTCCCGAAAATCAATCTCTTTACCATTGACGATCTTTTTGGCGGCTGGCAGAAAGCTCAAAAGGAACACTTTGCCGACGGCGGGGTATTCGATCAGATTTATACAAAAAAATAG
- the cysT gene encoding sulfate ABC transporter permease subunit CysT, with product MRKTGKKFSLIEHSVIPGFGITMGFSLLYLSLLVLIPVSMVFLNSANMGWQKFWEVALSERVVASLKVSFSTSFLAALVNAIFGLLLAWVLERYTFPGKKIIDGLIDLPFALPTAVAGIALTTLYSPNGWIGKLFAPLGMKIAYTPLGITIALIFISLPFVVRTVQPVLQSIDPEVEEAAACLGATRFQTFYKVILPALLPAVITGFALAFARALGEYGSVVFISGNMPMYTEITPLLIRTKLEQYDYAGGTAIAAVMLVISFIMLLVINLIQWWTNHRDKAN from the coding sequence ATGAGGAAAACAGGCAAAAAATTTAGTTTGATTGAACACAGCGTAATACCGGGATTTGGAATAACGATGGGTTTTTCCCTGCTTTATCTCAGCTTGCTGGTTCTGATTCCAGTTTCCATGGTTTTTTTGAACAGCGCCAATATGGGATGGCAAAAATTTTGGGAGGTCGCCTTATCGGAAAGGGTCGTAGCTTCTTTAAAGGTATCGTTCAGTACTTCATTTTTAGCAGCTTTGGTCAATGCCATATTCGGGCTGCTCCTTGCCTGGGTCTTGGAACGATATACCTTTCCGGGCAAGAAAATAATAGACGGCTTGATCGATTTGCCTTTTGCCTTGCCCACCGCGGTCGCCGGAATAGCCCTAACCACCCTTTATTCCCCAAACGGCTGGATAGGCAAATTATTTGCACCGTTAGGAATGAAAATAGCCTATACTCCCCTGGGCATTACCATAGCTTTGATTTTTATCAGTCTGCCTTTTGTCGTAAGGACCGTGCAGCCTGTCTTGCAAAGCATTGACCCGGAAGTTGAGGAGGCGGCGGCTTGCTTAGGCGCGACAAGGTTTCAAACCTTCTATAAAGTGATCTTGCCGGCGCTGCTCCCGGCGGTGATTACAGGGTTTGCCCTGGCCTTCGCGCGGGCTTTGGGGGAATACGGTTCGGTTGTCTTTATTTCCGGGAATATGCCGATGTATACGGAAATTACCCCCCTCTTAATCCGGACAAAGCTTGAACAATATGACTATGCCGGAGGTACGGCTATTGCCGCCGTGATGCTGGTCATATCCTTCATCATGCTGCTGGTGATTAATCTCATTCAGTGGTGGACAAATCACCGGGATAAAGCCAATTAG
- the cysW gene encoding sulfate ABC transporter permease subunit CysW: MKKKNGNESKVVKTLLITIALLFFVCMLLFPLFLVFAKAFEKGAALYLASITDPMAGKAIKLTLLTIAIVVPINTVFGLAAAWAIAKFKFKGKNLLLTLIDLPFAISPVVAGLIFVLLFSTTHGLFASVLSEWGLKIIFAPPGIVLATLFVTLPFVARELIPLMEVQGTAEEEAALTLGASGFKTFLRITLPNIKWALLYGVMLTAARAAGEFGAVSVVSGHIRGLTNTMSLYVEILYNEYKFSAAFAVASLLTLIAIINLVIKNIADWKNKKIEEEL; encoded by the coding sequence ATGAAGAAGAAAAATGGAAACGAATCGAAAGTTGTCAAGACACTCCTAATCACAATTGCGTTACTCTTTTTTGTGTGCATGCTTTTGTTTCCTTTGTTTTTAGTTTTCGCCAAGGCTTTCGAAAAAGGGGCCGCCTTATATTTGGCCTCCATCACAGATCCGATGGCCGGGAAAGCGATTAAGCTTACCCTTTTGACGATTGCAATTGTGGTTCCCATTAACACGGTATTCGGTCTGGCTGCGGCCTGGGCCATTGCTAAATTCAAATTCAAGGGAAAAAATCTTTTGCTGACCTTGATTGATTTGCCGTTTGCGATTTCCCCCGTGGTTGCCGGACTGATCTTTGTTTTGCTTTTCAGCACAACCCACGGTTTATTTGCTTCAGTATTAAGTGAGTGGGGATTAAAGATTATTTTTGCTCCTCCCGGAATTGTCCTGGCGACTTTATTCGTCACTTTACCTTTTGTAGCCCGGGAACTGATCCCTTTAATGGAAGTTCAGGGAACTGCGGAAGAGGAAGCGGCGCTGACGTTAGGGGCCAGCGGATTTAAAACCTTTTTGCGTATTACTTTGCCGAATATCAAATGGGCGCTTCTCTATGGTGTCATGCTTACAGCGGCCCGGGCGGCAGGGGAGTTCGGCGCGGTTTCTGTAGTATCCGGGCATATTCGCGGCTTGACAAACACCATGTCTCTTTATGTCGAAATCTTATATAACGAGTACAAATTTTCTGCGGCTTTTGCTGTAGCATCCTTATTGACGCTTATCGCAATCATTAATCTTGTCATCAAAAATATTGCCGATTGGAAGAACAAGAAAATCGAGGAGGAGCTATGA